The following coding sequences are from one Alosa alosa isolate M-15738 ecotype Scorff River chromosome 13, AALO_Geno_1.1, whole genome shotgun sequence window:
- the celf3b gene encoding CUGBP Elav-like family member 3 isoform X3 codes for MNRPIQVKPADSEGRGEDRKLFVGMLGKQQSDEDVNKMFEPFGTIDECTVLRGPDGTSKGCAFVKFQSHAEAQAAINSLHGSRTLPGASSSLVVKFADTEKERGLRRMQQVASQLGIFSPMSLNFGPYNAYTQAQVQQQALVAQSAYLSPVATVAAVQMQQMAALNANGIIATPITSITSSSGTNTPPTITATPMTALPPISVNGYSTVSAQANGHGHPASETIYTNGVHSYQAQSPAAAGLDTLQQAYAGMQHYTAAYPAAYGLVGQPFPQQPTLVAQQHQQPQQQQQREGPEGCNIFIYHLPQEFTDSEMLQMFLPFGNVISAKVFVDRATNQSKCFGFVSFDNPGSAQAAIQSMNGFQIGMKRLKVQLKRPKDANRPY; via the exons atGAACCGACCCATCCAGGTCAAGCCAGCCGACAGTGAGGGCAGAGGAG aGGACAGGAAGTTGTTTGTAGGGATGCTGGGGAAACAGCAGTCTGATGAGGACGTCAACAAGATGTTTGAGCCCTTCGGCACCATCGACGAGTGCACTGTGCTGAGGGGGCCCGACGGCACcagcaaag GCTGTGCGTTTGTGAAGTTCCAGAGCCATGCAGAAGCTCAGGCTGCCATCAACAGTCTCCACGGGAGTCGCACTCTTCCA GGTGCGTCCTCTAGTCTGGTGGTGAAGTTTGCagacacagagaaggagaggggttTGAGGCGGATGCAGCAAGTTGCCTCACAGCTTGGTATCTTCAGTCCAATGAGTCTCAACTTCGGACCTTACaacgcatacacacaagca CAGGTCCAGCAGCAAGCCCTGGTGGCTCAGTCTGCGTACCTGTCGCCTGTAGCGACAGTCGCCGCGGTACAGATGCAGCAGATGGCAGCACTGAATGCCAACGGCATCATAGCCACGCCCATCACCTCCATCACCTCCTCGTCCG GCACAAACACTCCGCCCACTATCACAGCCACACCCATGACAGCTCTGCCTCCAATCAGTGTCAACGGCTACAGCACTGTGTCTGCACAAGCCAATGGGCATGGGCATCCTGCATCTGAAACCATTTACACCAATGGCGTGCATTCATACCAAG cccAGAGTCCAGCTGCAGCGGGTCTGGACACTCTTCAGCAGGCTTACGCAGGCATGCAGCATTACACAG CGGCGTACCCTGCTGCGTATGGATTGGTTGGGCAGCCGTTTCCACAGCAACCCACcctggttgcccagcaacaccagcagccccagcaacagcagcaacgAGAAg GTCCTGAAGGCTGTAACATCTTCATCTACCATCTGCCTCAGGAGTTCACAGACTCTGAGATGCTGCAGATGTTCCTGCCCTTTGGGAATGTCATATCTGCCAAGGTGTTTGTGGACCGGGCCACCAATCAGAGCAAGTGCTTCG gCTTTGTGAGCTTTGATAACCCAGGCAGTGCACAGGCGGCTATCCAATCCATGAATGGCTTCCAGATCGGCATGAAGAGACTCAAAGTGCAACTGAAGCGTCCCAAAGATGCCAACCGACCATACTGA